From Pseudomonadota bacterium, a single genomic window includes:
- a CDS encoding GGDEF domain-containing protein, giving the protein MHIEDPRNISNRLHDTESQHAPKLRAGESVARNRLGGGGPESIGQPEIVQSASSVSSGPIFEGIPAPYVEEPAETNPLVKGLASLFGPPPAEEAPPTAAVLVQRSVGLGPLDNIVMNQPQMASALALGGVIAGCAVGALTLGLGGALLTFAFEAIAFAGGVLVSRAGQKQLLETTERLLFDATHDGMTGLLNRKAVMDELEQVAEKANRGRGAFALLLTDVDHFKKINDAYGHQAGDEVLKAVAGRVRETIRQASKPGRYGGEEFLIVMPDTQTEMAYAAAERIRKSIASDPVTTAYGVIPVTVSIGVAANDRAGGDPSRLLRAADEALYRAKNGGRNRVEVALRPV; this is encoded by the coding sequence GTGCACATCGAAGATCCCCGCAACATATCGAACCGGTTGCACGACACCGAGTCACAGCACGCCCCAAAGCTGCGGGCGGGCGAGAGCGTCGCGCGCAATCGGCTCGGCGGCGGTGGCCCGGAAAGCATCGGCCAGCCCGAGATCGTACAGTCGGCGAGCTCCGTGTCGAGCGGTCCTATCTTTGAAGGCATTCCCGCCCCCTACGTCGAGGAGCCCGCTGAGACAAACCCGCTCGTGAAAGGCCTGGCCTCCCTGTTCGGACCTCCACCGGCGGAAGAGGCGCCTCCGACGGCTGCCGTGCTTGTGCAGCGATCCGTGGGGCTGGGCCCCCTCGACAACATCGTGATGAACCAGCCGCAGATGGCGAGTGCCCTGGCCCTCGGGGGCGTCATTGCGGGCTGCGCGGTCGGAGCGCTCACCCTCGGACTGGGCGGCGCTCTGCTGACGTTTGCCTTCGAAGCCATCGCCTTCGCGGGTGGGGTTCTCGTGTCACGCGCGGGGCAGAAGCAGCTGCTGGAGACCACCGAGAGGCTCCTGTTCGACGCCACGCACGACGGCATGACCGGCCTGCTCAACCGCAAGGCGGTGATGGACGAGCTCGAACAGGTGGCCGAGAAGGCCAATCGCGGCCGCGGAGCCTTCGCCCTCCTCCTCACCGACGTCGATCACTTCAAGAAGATCAACGATGCGTACGGCCATCAGGCCGGCGATGAGGTGCTGAAAGCCGTGGCGGGCCGGGTTCGCGAGACCATTCGCCAGGCGTCGAAGCCGGGGCGGTACGGTGGCGAGGAGTTCCTCATCGTCATGCCAGACACCCAGACCGAGATGGCTTATGCGGCCGCCGAGCGGATTCGCAAATCGATTGCCAGCGACCCTGTGACCACAGCGTATGGGGTCATCCCCGTGACCGTGAGCATCGGTGTGGCGGCCAACGACCGCGCCGGAGGAGACCCCTCTCGCCTGCTCCGCGCCGCCGATGAGGCCCTGTACCGCGCCAAGAACGGCGGCCGCAACCGGGTCGAGGTCGCGCTACGCCCCGTCTGA
- a CDS encoding response regulator, whose translation MVPHGSPLSPLTGCEHIVTPPSNLSGLPGGQGHVAAESICLMNVGSERAASASAVEGERSSLEGGVDRRVRSSLGAVLGHAEILLEAPPVPLSPAIRAGVEAVHRLAADALRSLDSLAATFAGGDSEPRLAELLRRQLRLPLRTVVANAETLLEDIEDERSERLLLDVRQIEKAGRSLLSYLDEQTGRVMTPGRSSTVEACAPDGGGEPVEGRPGRILVVDDSRTNRLVLTAHLEAEGYSVVAVSDGKDALESARSGAVDVVLMDVVMRGMSGLEALRLLRLRHSLTELPIIMVTSMAESEDTVTALGLGANDYVTKPIDFRVLAARIRTQISLRRATEQVQALASALRTRNEFIRATMDRYLSTQVVENLLETPDGLRLGGERRVASILMSDLRGFTALTQAVPPEQVVRILNRYLGTMSEIIREFDGTVDEFIGDAILALFGAPMMSPDDAERAVACAVKMQRAVEAINRANRQDGLPEIKMGVAVNTGEVIVGNMGSTQRAKYGAVGNPVNIAARVESYTVGGQVLITESTLRAAGEIIDADGPRTLQAQGLRVPIEVYEVRGIGGRHDLSVPRQEIPRAGLSRPRQVRCARMREKRQDGEEFVAEIVALSRDDAEISCPDAVRPLETLRLRFCDDAGADVAGDAYGKVLEAQPESGRFVLRFTAFDPSAHAWLLDALSRIEKG comes from the coding sequence ATGGTGCCACACGGCTCCCCCCTCTCGCCATTGACGGGTTGTGAACACATCGTCACACCTCCGTCAAATCTGTCGGGGCTGCCTGGAGGGCAGGGCCACGTTGCGGCGGAATCAATCTGTCTGATGAACGTTGGCTCTGAACGCGCCGCATCTGCTTCTGCTGTCGAGGGTGAACGGTCGTCGCTTGAGGGGGGGGTTGACCGTCGGGTGCGGTCGTCCCTCGGGGCTGTTCTCGGTCACGCCGAGATACTGCTCGAGGCGCCTCCAGTTCCGCTCTCGCCCGCGATTCGCGCCGGCGTGGAAGCCGTGCATCGCCTGGCTGCCGATGCGCTGCGCTCGCTCGATTCACTCGCCGCGACATTCGCAGGGGGTGACTCGGAGCCCCGTCTGGCTGAGCTCCTGCGCCGTCAGCTTCGCCTGCCGCTTCGCACAGTGGTGGCGAACGCCGAGACTTTGCTCGAGGACATCGAAGACGAGCGTTCCGAGCGGTTGCTGCTCGACGTCCGTCAGATCGAGAAGGCGGGACGCTCGCTGCTCTCCTATCTCGATGAGCAGACCGGGCGCGTGATGACGCCGGGGCGCTCGAGCACGGTCGAGGCGTGCGCCCCCGATGGAGGGGGAGAGCCCGTTGAGGGCCGCCCCGGTCGCATTCTCGTGGTTGACGACAGCCGCACCAACCGTCTGGTACTCACGGCGCATCTCGAGGCCGAGGGCTATTCTGTCGTCGCGGTGAGTGATGGGAAGGATGCCCTCGAGTCTGCGCGGAGTGGCGCTGTTGACGTGGTGCTGATGGACGTGGTGATGCGGGGCATGTCGGGGCTCGAGGCGTTGCGTCTCCTGCGGTTGCGACACTCTCTCACCGAGCTGCCGATCATCATGGTGACCTCCATGGCTGAATCTGAAGACACGGTGACGGCGCTCGGACTCGGCGCCAATGACTATGTCACCAAGCCCATCGACTTCCGCGTCCTGGCGGCACGCATCCGCACGCAGATCTCGCTGCGGCGCGCCACAGAGCAGGTCCAGGCGCTTGCATCGGCGCTGCGGACCCGAAACGAGTTCATCCGCGCCACCATGGACCGGTACCTGAGCACGCAGGTGGTGGAGAACCTCCTCGAGACACCGGATGGTCTCCGCCTCGGGGGCGAGCGGCGGGTGGCGAGCATCTTGATGAGCGATCTGCGAGGGTTCACGGCGCTGACCCAGGCGGTTCCCCCGGAACAGGTCGTGCGCATCCTCAATCGCTATCTGGGCACCATGAGCGAGATCATTCGTGAGTTCGACGGCACGGTTGATGAGTTCATCGGCGACGCCATCCTCGCGCTGTTCGGTGCGCCGATGATGTCGCCTGACGACGCCGAGCGCGCGGTGGCCTGCGCCGTGAAGATGCAGCGGGCGGTGGAGGCGATCAACCGTGCCAACCGTCAGGACGGTCTGCCGGAGATAAAGATGGGGGTTGCCGTGAACACCGGCGAGGTGATCGTGGGGAACATGGGGTCGACCCAGCGGGCCAAGTATGGAGCCGTGGGCAATCCCGTGAACATCGCCGCGCGCGTCGAGTCGTACACGGTAGGCGGGCAGGTGCTCATCACCGAGAGCACGTTGCGCGCGGCCGGGGAGATCATTGACGCCGACGGGCCTCGCACCCTGCAGGCCCAGGGGTTGCGCGTGCCTATCGAGGTCTATGAGGTGCGGGGCATTGGTGGGCGCCACGACCTGTCAGTTCCTCGTCAGGAGATCCCGCGAGCGGGTCTCTCCCGCCCAAGGCAGGTTCGCTGCGCGCGCATGCGTGAGAAGCGTCAGGACGGGGAGGAGTTCGTCGCCGAGATCGTTGCGCTCTCGCGAGACGATGCCGAGATCTCGTGTCCGGACGCGGTGCGCCCGCTCGAGACCCTGCGCCTGCGGTTCTGTGACGATGCCGGTGCTGATGTGGCCGGAGACGCCTATGGCAAGGTTCTCGAGGCGCAGCCAGAGAGCGGCCGCTTCGTCCTTCGCTTCACGGCTTTCGACCCCTCGGCGCACGCCTGGCTTCTCGACGCCCTGTCACGCATTGAGAAGGGCTGA